A window of Uloborus diversus isolate 005 unplaced genomic scaffold, Udiv.v.3.1 scaffold_386, whole genome shotgun sequence contains these coding sequences:
- the LOC129233405 gene encoding uncharacterized protein LOC129233405, with protein MIHADRMPANAHKGRFNAPSANEVALVIVGQQFQQRDIILESRNAKQQRISELHRAYDALQYPPMFCYGEDGYSVDVLQQDTADKLGPTTKLPVKKTVSAAQFYSWRIMLRDTEENYLLRYCALLSQFLVDEYAKIETEKLNFLKYNQSKLRSEEYIHLRDEVGRYDADQIGQRVVLPSSFIGGPRYMHERAQDAMSYVRHYGSSDLFITFTCNPKWKEIQRELYPGQKHYQRHDIIARVFHMKVKEFMDLIVKGQVFGKVRCHMLSVEWQKRGLPHIHCLLWLEEAITADMVDKVVCAEIPDVDRDPLLYDIVKANMIHGPCGRVNTFSPCMKDGCCTKRYPRPFVQETQRGLDGYPLYRRRTPEDGGFTVNLKGFQLDNRWVVPYNPVLLRTFESHINVEITNSVKSIKYVCKYITKGNDQAAFILKNDKDIDEIEIYESGRYISSSEAVWKILGFPIHERYPAVIHLAVHLENGQRVYFTAQNIHNKVVKPPETTLSAFFNLCKIDEFARTLLYVEVPSYYVWQQNKKFTRRRRGEKIDQWPGIKKDSALGRVYTIHPNNVECYHLRLLLHHVRGPTSFSYLKTVSNVEYPTFKAACMAMGLLEDDKQWQYTIEEAILSSSSFKLRELFSVILVFCHPSDPRSLWEKYKDSFSEDIQFQHERQLQDSALSTKDKAYNQCLILIEDTVQTLGGQRLMDYGLPQPERFETNLQNREYMRETNFDLEDLKKKVHNAEASLTGEQSSVYQKVLNSLESGDGLYPECAGKIIIPHALATIVTELPDLIAKIYPDVADIKNKPIEWLCERAILSPKNDTAAEVNSILLKSFTGEDIYYKSFDTTTNRDDAVHLWEKYKDSFSEDIQFQHERQLQDSALSTKDKAYNQCLILIEDTVQTLGGQRLMDYGLPQPERFETNLQNREYMRETNFDLEDLKKKVHNAEVSLTGEQSSVYQKVLNSLESGDGLYPECAGKIIIPHALATVVTELPDLIAKIYPDVADIKNKPIEWLCERAILSPKNDTAAEVNSILLKSFIGEDIYYKSFDTTTNRDDAWVM; from the exons ATGATTCATGCAGATCGTATGCCTGCCAATGCACATAAAGGACGTTTCAATGCACCATCAGCCAACGAGGTGGCTCTGGTGATTGTAGGACAGCAGTTTCAGCAGAGAGACATCATCCTTGAAAGCCGCAATGCAAAACAGCAACGAATAAGCGAACTCCATAGGGCATATGATGCCCTGCAATATCCTCCCATGTTTTGCTATGGGGAAGATGGATATTCAGTTGATGTACTTCAGCAAGATACTGCTGATAAGTTGGGGCCTACTACTAAATTACCTGTCAAGAAAACTGTTTCTGCAGCTCAGTTTTATTCCTGGCGTATAATGTTACGAGATACAGAAGAAAATTATCTGTTACGCTACTGTGCTCTTCTAAGTCAATTTTTAGTTGATGAGTATGCTAAGATAGAAactgaaaaactgaattttctcaAATACAATCAAAGCAAACTGAGATCAGAGGAATACATTCATTTAAGAGATGAAGTAGGAAGGTATGATGCTGATCAAATAGGACAGAGAGTGGTATTACCATCATCGTTTATCGGTGGACCCCGTTACATGCACGAACGAGCTCAAGATGCCATGTCATATGTACGTCATTATGGAAGTTcagatttatttataactttcacGTGTAACCCAAAATGGAAAGAGATTCAGCGAGAATTGTATCCCGGACAGAAGCATTATCAACGTCATGACATCATTGCGAGAGTTTTCCATATGAAAGTGAAGGAGTTTATGGATCTTATAGTTAAAGGACAAGTTTTTGGTAAAGTTCGGTGTCACATGTTATCTGTAGAGTGGCAAAAACGAGGGTTGCCCCATATTCATTGCCTGCTGTGGCTGGAAGAAGCCATTACTGCTGATATGGTTGATAAAGTTGTGTGTGCTGAAATTCCAGATGTTGATCGTGATCCCCTTCTCTATGATATTGTTAAGGCTAATATGATTCATGGGCCATGCGGAAGAGTAAATACATTTTCTCCTTGCATGAAAGATGGTTGCTGCACAAAACGATATCCTCGCCCTTTCGTCCAAGAAACGCAGAGGGGACTAGATGGTTATCCTTTGTATCGTAGGAGAACTCCAGAGGACGGTGGTTTCACAGTTAATCTTAAAGGATTTCAGTTAGATAACAGATGGGTTGTACCATACAATCCCGTTTTGTTGCGTACTTTTGAATCTCATATCAATGTTGAGATAACGAATTCCGTAAAATCCATAAAGTATGTTTGCAAATACATCACTAAAGGAAATGATCAAGCAGCCTTCATTTTAAAGAATGATAAAGATATTGATGAGATAGAGATATACGAATCTGGCAGATATATCAGCAGTTCAGAAGCAGTGTGGAAAATATTGGGATTTCCTATTCATGAGAGATACCCTGCAGTAATTCATCTTGCTGTGCATCTGGAAAATGGCCAACGTGTTTACTTCACCGCACAAAATATTCATAACAAAGTTGTAAAACCTCCAGAGACAACACTTTCGGCATTCTTCAACCTTTGCAAAATTGATGAGTTTGCCAGAACACTTCTGTATGTTGAAGTTCCTTCGTATTATGTGTGGCAACAGAATAAAAAGTTTACAAGACGTAGGCGGGGAGAGAAAATTGATCAATGGCCAGGGATAAAGAAAGATTCTGCTTTAGGACGCGTTTACACAATTCATCCTAACAATGTTGAGTGTTACCACCTACGCCTCCTCCTCCATCATGTTAGAGGTCCAAcatctttttcttatttaaaaactgtaAGCAATGTTGAATACCCTACATTCAAAGCTGCATGCATGGCAATGGGATTGCTCGAGGATGATAAACAGTGGCAATACACTATTGAGGAAGCTATTTTAAGCAGCTCATCATTCAAACTGCGAGAACTTTTTTCAGTGATCTTGGTATTTTGTCATCCCTCTGATCCACGAAGCCTTTGGGAAAAGTACAAGGACAGTTTTTCAGAAGACATCCAGTTTCAGCATGAAAGACAACTGCAAGACTCCGCTCTTTCAACTAAGGACAAAGCGTACAACCAATGCTTGATTCTGATTGAAGACACTGTTCAGACTCTGGGAGGTCAGCGCTTAATGGATTATGGTTTACCTCAGCCTGAGCGATTTGAGACTAATTTGCAAAACAGAGAGTACATGCGAGAAACAAATTTTGATCTtgaagatttgaagaaaaaagtacaTAATGCTGAAGCCTCTCTAACAGGCGAACAGTCCAGCGTATATCAAAAGGTCCTCAACAGCCTCGAGTCTG GAGACGGATTATATCCTGAATGTGCTGGCAAAATTATTATACCCCACGCACTCGCTACGATAGTAACGGAATTGCCAGATCTCATCGCCAAGATTTATCCTGATGTTGCTGATATAAAAAATAAGCCCATTGAATGGTTGTGCGAGCGTGCCATCTTATCTCCAAAAAATGATACAGCCGCAGAAGTCAACAGCATCTTATTAAAGTCGTTTACTGGAGAAGATATTTACTACAAATCttttgatacaacaacaaatcgtgATGATGCAGTGCA CCTTTGGGAAAAGTACAAGGACAGTTTTTCAGAAGACATCCAGTTTCAGCATGAAAGACAACTGCAAGACTCCGCTCTTTCAACTAAGGACAAAGCGTACAACCAATGCTTGATTCTGATTGAAGACACTGTTCAGACTCTGGGAGGTCAGCGCTTAATGGATTATGGTTTACCTCAGCCTGAGCGATTTGAGACTAATTTGCAAAACAGAGAGTACATGCGAGAAACAAATTTTGATCTtgaagatttgaagaaaaaagtacaTAATGCTGAAGTCTCTCTAACAGGCGAACAGTCCAGCGTATATCAAAAGGTCCTCAACAGCCTCGAGTCTG GAGACGGATTATATCCTGAATGTGCTGGCAAAATTATTATACCCCACGCACTCGCTACGGTAGTCACGGAATTGCCAGATCTCATCGCCAAGATTTATCCTGATGTTGCTGATATAAAAAATAAGCCCATTGAATGGTTGTGCGAGCGTGCCATCTTATCTCCAAAAAATGATACAGCCGCAGAAGTCAACAGCATCTTATTAAAGTCGTTTATTGGAGAAGATATTTACTACAAATCttttgatacaacaacaaatcgtgATGATGCA TGGGTAATGTGA